Proteins encoded in a region of the Halothiobacillus diazotrophicus genome:
- the hda gene encoding DnaA regulatory inactivator Hda, whose amino-acid sequence MGKSQTSFKQLPLALDLNPPQSLEGFIGNDNLLLRALIMQQIEGNGELQLFVHGPLGVGKTHLAQAACFHAGGQGRRAAYLPLALDHGRRGLNRVNPQEIDLLVLDDVGSVAGDRALEFAVFDVLNRLREQEVPVLLTAARPPADLPIILPDLASRLGWGLTISVAEPSDAEKIELLTVKAHERGLVMPFETAAYLLQRLPRDTGKLLEVLDELDQASLSAQRKLSVPFVRTVLFEGG is encoded by the coding sequence GTGGGTAAGTCACAAACGTCCTTCAAGCAGCTGCCGCTGGCGCTGGACCTGAATCCGCCGCAATCCCTGGAAGGGTTCATCGGCAATGACAACCTGTTGTTGCGCGCCCTGATCATGCAACAGATCGAGGGGAACGGCGAACTGCAGTTGTTCGTGCATGGGCCGTTGGGCGTGGGCAAGACGCATCTGGCCCAGGCGGCCTGTTTCCATGCGGGCGGGCAGGGTCGGCGCGCGGCCTATCTCCCCTTGGCGCTCGATCATGGGCGGCGGGGCCTGAACCGGGTCAACCCCCAGGAAATCGATCTCCTGGTGCTGGATGACGTCGGGAGCGTGGCGGGCGACCGTGCGCTCGAATTCGCGGTGTTCGACGTATTGAACCGCCTGCGAGAACAGGAGGTACCCGTGCTGCTGACCGCCGCCCGCCCGCCGGCGGATCTGCCAATCATCCTGCCGGATCTGGCCTCCCGTCTTGGTTGGGGACTGACGATTTCGGTCGCGGAACCCAGCGATGCGGAGAAGATCGAGTTGTTGACCGTGAAGGCCCACGAGCGCGGGCTGGTGATGCCGTTCGAGACGGCGGCCTATCTGCTGCAGCGACTGCCGCGGGATACCGGAAAGTTGCTCGAGGTTCTCGACGAACTCGATCAGGCCTCACTGAGCGCCCAGCGCAAGCTGAGCGTTCCCTTCGTGCGTACCGTGCTGTTCGAGGGGGGGTGA
- the smpB gene encoding SsrA-binding protein SmpB has translation MSKKNQSSGQSTIALNKKAKFDYFLTDRYEAGLVLEGWEVKALRAGKAQLTDAHILLKNGEAFMIGGQISPLIQASTHIRPDNTRIRKLLLNRREIDQLVGAVERKGYTVVPTALYWKNGRAKLEIALAQGKKEHDKRATLKERDWARDKQRILRTN, from the coding sequence ATGTCGAAGAAGAACCAGAGCAGCGGTCAAAGCACGATCGCCCTCAACAAGAAGGCCAAGTTCGATTACTTCCTCACCGACCGGTACGAGGCCGGCCTGGTGCTGGAAGGCTGGGAAGTCAAGGCCTTGCGGGCCGGCAAGGCACAGCTGACCGACGCACACATCCTGCTGAAGAACGGCGAGGCATTCATGATCGGCGGACAGATCAGTCCGCTGATCCAGGCCTCCACCCACATCCGCCCGGACAACACCCGGATCCGCAAGCTCCTGCTCAACCGCCGGGAAATCGATCAGCTGGTGGGCGCCGTGGAGCGCAAGGGGTACACGGTCGTACCCACGGCGCTGTACTGGAAGAACGGTCGAGCCAAGCTGGAAATCGCCCTGGCCCAGGGCAAGAAGGAGCACGACAAGCGTGCGACGCTCAAAGAGCGGGATTGGGCACGCGACAAGCAGCGCATCCTGCGCACCAACTGA
- a CDS encoding type II toxin-antitoxin system RatA family toxin, translating into MTNISRQVQVSYSALQMYALVNDVAAYPDFLPWCDAARVLKVNGNEMDASITLKVGALRKTFATRNVNEPGNRIQVSLLSGPFKSLNGYWSFHDLESGGAVVRLDMSFEFANRLVDMAIGPVFREIVRNLVTAFQQRAVSVYGHSAEPPPGPDTDTDGRAS; encoded by the coding sequence ATGACGAATATCAGTCGACAGGTCCAGGTATCCTACAGCGCGCTGCAGATGTATGCGCTGGTCAACGATGTGGCGGCGTATCCGGATTTTCTGCCCTGGTGCGATGCGGCGCGCGTCCTCAAGGTCAATGGCAACGAAATGGATGCCAGCATCACCCTGAAGGTCGGCGCTCTGCGCAAGACTTTTGCCACCCGCAATGTGAACGAGCCCGGCAATCGCATCCAGGTCAGCCTGCTGAGCGGACCGTTCAAGTCGCTGAACGGATACTGGTCGTTCCACGATCTGGAATCCGGGGGGGCCGTCGTTCGATTGGATATGTCCTTCGAGTTCGCCAATCGTCTGGTCGACATGGCGATCGGTCCGGTGTTCCGGGAGATCGTCCGCAATCTCGTTACGGCCTTTCAGCAGCGTGCAGTCAGCGTGTATGGACATTCGGCCGAGCCGCCACCGGGTCCGGACACCGATACGGATGGTCGGGCATCATGA
- a CDS encoding RnfH family protein, whose amino-acid sequence MSNSKISVDDRSPTMLVEVAYARPDQQVILPVQVSVEATAEQAIVASGVLNQFPEIDLQQQKIGIFSKVVPLSQILQPRDRVEIYRPLIADPKAARRERAAKAG is encoded by the coding sequence ATGAGCAATTCGAAAATCAGCGTTGATGACCGTTCTCCGACCATGTTGGTCGAAGTCGCCTATGCCCGCCCCGATCAGCAGGTGATTCTGCCGGTTCAGGTGTCGGTCGAGGCGACGGCAGAGCAGGCCATCGTCGCCAGCGGCGTGCTGAACCAGTTCCCCGAAATCGACCTCCAGCAGCAGAAGATCGGGATCTTTTCGAAGGTGGTTCCCCTGAGCCAAATCCTGCAGCCCCGGGATCGCGTGGAAATCTACCGCCCCCTGATCGCCGACCCCAAGGCGGCGCGACGCGAGCGTGCCGCAAAGGCCGGTTAG
- a CDS encoding sensor histidine kinase, producing the protein MRSRHLQIPRLLRTTVFRLSLIYAAGFSLLTGLVLGGVFFSTQSYLNQRVIDTLQTDLATLLEPDDDHPPLHTADLMERIHDLRHFDHSRGGIIALADRNGHLLAGNLLQWPKAVPLAPGVFTVDIHDMSIPPPLRQRKDDFDVLVQVKALPNGNRILVGQQLADEEDLSEYIGTLFLIALTLISLGAVFGGVMMGRAALKQIDQISRAARRIASGDLTERLPVHPRRRNEFDEIATELNNTLDRINALVKGMREVTDNVAHDLRSPLNRLRSRLEVALIESQHTAPCQQLLLESIEDLQGILSTFNTLLSISQAEAGIQRLPFTPLDIGALCRDLGELYEASAEEAGLTLAVSAHESLCVRGNRDLLAQALSNILDNAIKYTPVGGSITIQARSAGKQASIQICDTGIGVPSDQYDHIFQRFVRLDAARNQPGNGLGLAQVLATVKAHHGDIDLSDHRPGLCLEIRLPIAD; encoded by the coding sequence TGCTGCGCACCACGGTATTTCGGCTCTCGTTGATATACGCCGCGGGATTCAGCCTGCTGACCGGTCTCGTGCTGGGGGGCGTGTTCTTCTCGACCCAGAGTTATCTGAACCAGCGCGTGATCGACACGTTGCAGACCGACCTGGCCACCCTGCTCGAACCGGACGACGACCACCCGCCGCTGCACACCGCCGATCTGATGGAGCGCATCCATGATCTACGGCACTTCGATCACAGCCGGGGCGGCATCATCGCGCTGGCCGACCGGAACGGTCATCTACTGGCGGGCAATCTGCTCCAATGGCCAAAAGCCGTACCCCTGGCGCCCGGCGTTTTCACAGTCGACATCCACGACATGTCCATCCCTCCCCCCCTTCGCCAACGCAAGGACGATTTCGACGTGCTGGTGCAGGTCAAGGCCCTGCCGAATGGTAACAGGATCCTGGTGGGCCAACAGCTGGCCGATGAGGAAGATCTGAGCGAATATATCGGCACCCTGTTCCTGATCGCCCTCACGCTCATCAGTCTCGGCGCCGTCTTCGGTGGCGTCATGATGGGCCGGGCCGCCCTGAAGCAGATCGATCAGATCAGCCGGGCCGCGCGACGGATCGCCAGCGGCGACCTGACGGAACGACTGCCCGTCCATCCGCGACGCCGTAACGAATTCGACGAAATCGCCACCGAACTCAACAACACGCTCGATCGCATCAACGCCCTCGTGAAAGGAATGCGGGAGGTCACGGACAACGTGGCGCACGACCTGCGCAGCCCGCTCAACCGCCTGCGCAGCCGCCTGGAAGTCGCCCTGATCGAATCGCAACACACCGCGCCCTGCCAGCAACTGCTGCTCGAAAGCATCGAGGACTTGCAGGGGATCCTGTCCACCTTCAATACCCTGCTCTCGATCTCGCAAGCCGAAGCCGGCATTCAGCGACTCCCCTTCACCCCGCTCGACATCGGGGCGCTCTGCCGGGATCTGGGGGAACTGTACGAAGCCAGTGCCGAAGAAGCCGGCCTGACGCTTGCGGTCTCTGCCCACGAATCATTGTGCGTACGCGGCAACCGCGACCTGCTGGCACAGGCGCTGAGCAACATCCTCGACAACGCCATCAAGTACACGCCGGTTGGCGGGTCGATCACGATTCAGGCACGAAGCGCGGGCAAACAGGCCAGCATTCAGATCTGCGATACCGGGATCGGCGTCCCCAGCGATCAGTACGACCACATCTTCCAGCGATTCGTCCGGCTGGATGCCGCACGCAACCAGCCCGGCAACGGACTGGGATTGGCTCAGGTACTGGCCACCGTCAAGGCGCATCACGGAGACATTGACCTATCCGACCATCGACCGGGATTGTGTCTGGAGATTCGGCTTCCGATCGCCGACTAG